The Cloacibacterium caeni region ACAGAGATTTCACTCCTAAATTCCACGAATTATTAAAAGATTTCTTAAAAACTTTCCCTGCAAGATTCCAAGAATTTTCAAATTTAGTAGAAAGAAACAGAATCTTCATGGACAGAACCATCGGTGCTGGTCCTATCAGTGCAGAACGTGCCTTAAACTACAGTTTTGTAGGCCCTAACTTAAGAGCTGCTGGTGTAGATTATGACGTGAGAGTCGCAAGTCCTTATTCATCATACCAAGATTTTGATTTCAATATTCCTATTGGTACTGCAGGAGATACTTATGATAGATTCATGGTTCGTCAACAGGAAATTTGGGAAAGTTTGAAAATCATTAACCAAGCTTATAATAATTTACCAGAAGGAGATTTCCATGCAGATGTACCAGAATTTTTCTTACCAGAAAAAGCAGAAGTGTACAATAATATGGAAGCATTAATCTATCATTTCAAAATCGTGATGGGCGAAACTGATATTCCTGCTGGTGAAGTTTATCATTCTGTAGAGGGTGGAAACGGTGAACTTGGTTTCTATTTAGTAAGTGATGGCGGTAGAACTCCATACAGATTGCACTTTAGAAGACCTTGTTTTATTTATTACCAAGCGTATCCAGAAATGATTAAAGGTGCCGTAATCTCTGATGCAATCGTTACGATGAGTAGCATGAACGTGATTGCTGGAGAATTAGACGGATAAAAAGATATAAATTTTAGATTATAAATTTAAAATTATTAATCTAAAAAATCCATAGTTAATTATTTGAATTAAAGATATTTAAAATTTAAAATCTAAAATTCAGAATTTAAAATTTAAAATTTTAAAGAAGTGAGCGAAACAATTGCTTTTAAACCAGAAACTTTAGAAAAAGTAAAACAAATCATTGCAAGATATCCAGAAGGAAAACAAAAATCTGCATTAATTCCTGTGCTTCACTTAGCGCAGAAAGAATTTGGAGGTTGGTTAGACGTTCCTGTGATGGATTATGTAGCAAGTGTTTTAGAAATTACTCCAATAGAAGTGTATGAAGTAGCTACTTTCTACACCATGTTTAATATACAACCTGTAGGAAAATACGTTTTAGAAGTTTGCGTTACAGGACCTTGTATGTTAAGAGGAAGTGATGATATCGTAAATTATATCAAAGAAAAATTAGGCATCAAAGCTGGCGAAACTACTGCAGATGGTTTATTTACTCTAAAACCTGCAGAATGTCTTGGAGCTTGCGGTTATGCACCAATGATGCAACTTGGAAAATTCTATCACGAAAATTTAACTAAAGAAAAAGTAGACGAAATCCTTGAGCTTTGCAGACAAGGACAAATCGCTCTTGATTAATAAATAACAGTTATGAGTAAAAAACTTTTACTTAAAAACGCACACATAGAAGGTATCAGATATTTTGATACTTACAGAGAACATGGTGGTTACCAATCTGTAGAAAAAGCATTGAAAATGACTCCGGACCAAATTGTAGAAGAAGTAAAAACTTCTGGTCTTAGAGGTCGTGGTGGTGCTGGTTTCCCTACAGGAATGAAATGGAGCTTCTTAGCAAAACCAGAAGGTGTGCCTAGATATTTGGTCGTAAATGCAGACGAATCAGAACCTGGAACTTTTAAAGACAGATATTTGATGGAGTTTCTTCCTCATCTTTTGATTGAAGGAATGATTATAGCATCTTATGCACTAGGTTCTAACACTTCTTACATCTACATCAGAGGAGAATATGCATGGATTCCAGATATTTTAGAACAAGCTATTGACGAAGCTAAAAAAGCAGGTTTCCTTGGTAAAAATATTTTAGGCAGTGGTTTCGATTTAGAAATTTATGTTCAAAGAGGAGCTGGTGCTTATATCTGTGGAGAAGAAACTGCACTTCTAGAATCACTAGAAGGAAAACGTGGAAATCCTAGATTAAAACCACCTTTCCCTGCGGTAAAAGGTCTTTGGCAATGTCCAACTGTGGTAAATAACGTAGAAACCATCGCTGCAGTAGTTCCAATTATAGACATTACAGGAGCAGAATACGCTAAAATTGGCGTAGGTCGTTCTACAGGTACTAAATTAATTTCCGCTTGTGGAAACATCAATAAACCAGGAGTTTACGAAATAGATATGACCATCACTGTAGAAGAATTTATCTACTCTGATGAATATTGTGGAGGAATTCCGAACGGTAAAAAATTAAAAGCATGTATTCCTGGAGGTTCTTCAGTTCCAATTGTTCCAGCAAATTTATTGCTTAAAACAGCTTCTGGCGAACCAAGATACATGAACTACGAATCTCTTTCTGATGGCGGTTTCGCTACAGGAACTATGATGGGTTCTGGTGGTTTCATTGTTTTAGATGAAGACCAATGTGTGGTAAAACATACCATGACCTTAGCACATTTCTACAACCACGAAAGTTGCGGACAATGTACACCTTGCCGTGAAGGAACAGGATGGATGTATAAAATTCTGAAAAAAATAGAATCAGGACAAGGCGAAATGAAAGATATCGACTTGCTATGGGATATTCAGAGAAAAATTGAAGGAAATACCATTTGTCCATTAGGTGATGCCGCAGCTTGGCCTGTAGCAGCAGCAATTCGTCATTTTAGAGATGAATTCGAATGGCATATCAATAATCCAGAATGCTTAACCAGAAATTATGGAATTGCACATTATGCAGATCCACTTCCGGTAGTTGAAAAACAATAATATTAGACATTAATAAAGCTAAAGCTTAATTCATAATACATAGAAATGAGCGAAGAAATTAAAAAATTTAAAGTAACCATTGACGGACAAACTACGGAAGTAGAACCAGGAACTACCATTCTAAACGCAGCGCGCCAGATTGGTGGAAAATCTGTACCTCCAGCAATGTGTTATTACAGCAAATTAGAAAACAGTGGCGGTAGATGTAGAACTTGCTTAGTAGAAGTTTCTAAAGGCTCTGAAGCAGATCCTCGTCCTATGCCAAAATTGGTAGCAAGCTGTAGAACTACAGTAATGGACGGTATGGAAGTGAAAAACCTTACTTCTGAAAAAACGCAAGAAGCAAGAAAAGCCGTTACCGAATTCCTATTACTCAATCACCCACTAGATTGTCCTATTTGTGACCAAGCTGGTGAATGTCACCTTCAAGATTTAGGTTACGAACATGGTCTTCAGCAAACCAGAAATGATTTTGAAAAAAATACATATGATGCTGATGATTTAGGACCAAACATTAAGCTAAACATGAACAGATGTATCTTGTGTGCAAGATGCGTTTTGGTGGCTAATCAATTGACGAATACTCGTGAACACGGAATTCTTTTCAGAGGTGAACATGCAGAAATCTCTACTTATCTTAATAAAGCTTTAGATAATGATTTTATTGGAAACGTGATAGACGTTTGTCCAGTAGGAGCATTAACAGATAGAACTGCAAGATTTGCAAGCAGAGTTTGGTTTACAAAACCAGTAGACGCAACTTGTACTTGTTCTAAATGTTCTGGTAAAGCAGTTCTTTGGATGAAAGGAGACGAAATCGTAAGAGTAACTGCCAGAAAAGATCAATACGGAGAAGTAGAAGAATTTATCTGCAACGAATGTAGATTCGAGAAAAAAGATGTAAAACACTGGAACATAGAAGGACCAAGACACATCAGCAGACATTCTGTAATTTCTCTTAACCACTATCAGAAACCAGAAGATGCTGAAGTGGAAAAATTAGAATATGAAAACGCTAAAGAAATTAGCAAAAAAGATAATTTAGAATAATTTGGAGAAAGATGAATGGTTAAAGATTCTCAAAATCTAAAATCTAAAATCTAAAATCTAAAATCTCATAAAGAAATGGATTTAATACTTTTCAAAACAATACTTGTAGTATCACTTTTCGCCCTTTCTATGGCTGTAGCAGCCTACTCTACTTGGGCAGAGAGAAAAGTGGCTGCCATTATGCAAGACAGAATTGGTCCCAACAGAAGCTGGAAATTCGGTTTACTTCAACCATTAGCTGACGGTGGAAAATTCTTCTTCAAAGAAGACTTTATCCCAGAAAAAGCAGAAAAATTCTTATTTTTCTTCGGGCCTGGTTTAGTAATGTTTATTTCACTTATTACCGGAGCTGTAATTCCTTGGGGAAAATCTCTAAATATTGGTGGAGAATCTTTTGATTTACAAGTAGCCAATCTAGATGTAGGCGTTCTCTACTTAATGGGAATGGTTTCTATCGGTGTTTACGGAATTATGATTGGAGGCTGGGCTTCTAACAATAAATATTCATTAATCGGAGCAATTAGAGCTTCATCTCAAATGATTTCTTACGAATTAGCAATGGGATTATCTCTATTAGCGATCATCATGATGAACAGTTCTCTAGACCTTAAGGTAATTGCAGAATCTCAAAGTGGATGGTATGGTATGAAATGGAATATCTTCTTCCAACCATTAGCATTTATCATCTTCTTTGTAGCAGCATTAGCAGAAACCAATAGAGCTCCTTTTGATTTACCAGAATGTGAAACAGAATTAGTAGGAGGTTTCCACACAGAATATTCTGCGATGAAACTAGGACTTTTCTTATTCGGTGAATATGTAAACTTATTTATTTCTTCAGCATTAATCACTACCCTTTTCTTAGGAAGTTACAATTTCCCTGGATTAGCATGGATTGGTGAAAACTGGGGAGAAAACGCGGCTGGAATTGCAAGTATTTTAGCATTCTTGGCTAAAACCATTGCCGTAATCCTTACCTTTATGTGGATTAGATGGACTTTACCAAGATTTAGATATGACCAATTAATGCACCTTGGCTGGAAATCATTAATTCCGCTTGCATTAGTAAACTTGTTGGTAACTGGAGCTTTAGTTCTTTTGAACCAACATTATCAATGGATTTAATCATTTGAAATTGATTATTTGAAATTTGAAATTATAAAAAAATTAAAAATTTAAGATAAAGTTTGAGTAGAGAAAAATCTCATCTCAAATCTCACATCTCAAATCTAATTTATATGAAACTAACCAATAGATCAAAGGTAGCTTCTAACAAAAAGATGACTTTTGCAGAGAAAATTTATCTCCCTGCAATCATCAAAGGAATGGGAATTACCGGCAAACATGCGATAATGACTCTTACTGGGAAACTACCTACGGTAAGCTATCCTGAAGAGCAAAGAGAATTTTCTAAAATTTATCGTGGCTTACACGTTCTGAAGCGTGATGATGAAGGCAGAGAAAGATGTACTGCTTGTGGATTATGTGCGGTAGCTTGTCCAGCTGAAGCCATTACCATGACTGCGGGAGAACGTACCAAAGAGCAAAAACATCTTTACAGAGAAGAAAAATATGCCGAAGTATATGAAATCAATATGCTAAGATGTATCTTCTGTGGATTATGCGAAGAAGCTTGTCCTAAATCTGCAATTTATCTTACCGATAGAATTGTAAAACCAGAACAAAACAGAGGCTCATTTATCTACGGCAAAGATCTTTTGGTAGAAAGCATGGAAAACAGAATAGATATTTCTGAAAGACAAACAGAATCACAAAAAAAAGCTCTTAAATAAATGGAACAGTTCTTATTCTTTTTTATCGCTTTAGTAGCGGTTGCAAGTGCTGTTTACTTTGTATTTGCAAGAAATCCTTTGTATGCAATTTTATCATTAATTGTTACTTTCTTTAGCATTGCCGCATTATATGTTTTACTGAATGCGCAGTTCTTAGGAATTGTACAAATTATCGTGTATACAGGAGCCATCATGGTGTTATTCCTTTATGTATTAATGATGCTTAATCTTAATGCTAAAGACGAAAGCAAAAAACAAAACCTTACGAAATTTATCGGTATTTTTTCTGCCGGAATCCTTTTCGTAGGAATGTTAGGAGCTTATAAAGGTCTTTCTCAATCGAATGTTGTTCAAAATATTGATAACAGCATCGGTTTGACTAAAAACCTTGGAAAATTATTGTTTAACGAATATGTATTACCATTCGAACTCGCTTCTATCCTGATTTTAGCAGGTATTGTAAGCGCAGTATTAATTGGTAAAAAAGATTTATAGAATTATGGAAGTCAATTCATTTTTACAAAACATACCGCTCAATTGGTACATTATTTTAAGTACTACATTGTTTTGTTTAGGAGTTTTAGGAGTTCTCGTTCGTAAAAATGCCATCATCATTTTAGGATGTGTAGAATTAATGCTTAATTCTGTAAATCTACTTTTGGCTGCATTTTCTGCTTATAAAGGAGATGGACACGGACAAATTTTGGTATTCTTTATCATGGTAGTGGCTGCTGCAGAAGTTGCAGTAGGTCTAGCGATTATCACTATGATGTATAGAAATACCAGAAATGTAGATGTAAGTATTTTTAACAAATTAAAAGGATAATGCAGATGGAAAATTTAGTATACACAATCGTTTTACTTCCTTTAATTGGATTTGTAATCAACGGATTATTCGGAAAGCGCTTACCAAAAGCTTTGGTTGGCGGATTAGCTACTTTAGTAGTATTCGCGGCTTTTCTAATTTCTGTAAGTATTTTTATAGGTTTTCCTGCAGAAGGAACACCAGTTATTGTAAAAGCATTTGAATGGTTCACCATTGGTGGAATTCAAGTGAATTTCGGGTTCCAAATAGACCAATTATCATTAATGATGATGATGATTGTTACAGGAATTGGTTCTTTGATTCACTTGTACTCTATTGGTTACATGAGCCATGACAAAGGTTTCTACAAGTTTTTCACTTATCTGAATTTATTTATTTTCTCCATGCTTCTTTTGGTAATGGGAAGCAATTACCTTATTCTTTTCATCGGTTGGGAAGGTGTAGGTCTTTGTTCTTACTTACTGATTGGTTTCTGGTACGAAAATACAGAATATGGGAAAGCTGCTAGAAAAGCTTTCATTATGAACAGAATTGGTGACCTTGGTTTATTGATTGGTATTTTCCTAATCGCTTCACAAACCAATGCACTAGATTATCTTTCTGTAGCACAAAACGCTTCAAAATTTGAATTTGACGGAGTAGTGATTATGTTTATCACGCTTAGTTTATTCATTGGAGCTATGGGTAAATCTGCACAGATTCCTTTATTTACATGGCTACCAGATGCGATGGCTGGTCCTACTCCGGTTTCAGCGTTAATTCACGCGGCAACCATGGTTACGGCTGGTATTTATTTAGTTGTACGTTCTAACTTCTTATATCATCTTTCACCGAGTACTTTAGACTTTATTCTTGTAATAGGTCTTGCAACTTCATTAATTGCAGCATTCATCGGTTTAAGACAAAATGATATCAAAAAAGTGTTAGCATATTCTACTGTTTCTCAGTTAGGTCTTATGTTTATAGCACTAGGTGTAGAAGCTTATACTTCTGCTATGTTCCACTTAATGACGCACGCTTTCTTCAAAGCATTGTTATTCTTAGGAGCTGGTTCGGTAATTCACGCCATGAGTGGAGAACAAGATATGAGATTTATGGGAGGCTTAAAATCTAAAATTCCTGTAACGTATTGGACTTTCTTAATCGGAACATTAGCCATTGCTGGAATTCCGCCATTGTCTGGTATGATTTCTAAAGACGAAATTTTAGTTGCACTTTGGGCAAAATCTCCAATAATTTGGGGCTTAACATTGTTCAGTGCTGCATTAACTGGAATTTATATGTTTAGATTGTTATTCTTAACTTTCTTCGGAAATTTCAGAGGAACAGAAGAACAAAAACATCATTTACACGAAAGTCCTATCTCTATGACTTTACCATTAGTAGTATTAGCTGTATTATCAGTGGTTGGAGGTTTTATTAATTTACCTCATTTCATAGGTCATGGAGAATATCAAAATTTAGCACATTGGTTAGAACCACTTTACGTATATGGAGCGAAACATGCAGAAGTTCCATTTAATATTGAAATGATTCTTTTGGCGATTACCTTAGTAATGGTAGCAGCGGTATTCTTCATCGTAAGAAATATCTATGTTACTAAAAACAAAATGGCTCAACCAGAAGAAAATTATAAAGGCTGGGAAAGACTTTCAGCTAAAAAATTATTAATAGACGAACTTTACAATGCTACGGTAGTGAAACCTGTAGAAGGTCTTGGAAAAGGCACCAGAATGTTTGATAAACTGATGGATAGATTCTTCAATTTTGTAGGTTTCGGAGCAGTAGATTCTGGAAGAGCGTTTAAAAAATTCCAAAACGGTAATGTAGAAAATTATGTTCTCATTATGTCTTTGGCAATCGGTTTAATTTTAATTGTTAACTTTTTATTACAATAGCAAATGTTAGAAGCACTGTTACTTTTACCTTTAATTGGTTCAGGATTAGTTTTTGCGTTTAGAAACTCTAATAGCAAATATTTAGCAGTAGGAATTGCTTTCGTGCAGATGTTTTTAACATTCTACATGCTATCACTATTTAATAATGTACCTACGGTAGACTCTCCATTACAATTTGAGATTATAAAACCGTGGTCATCCTATATTAAAAGCACATTACACTTCGGTGTAGACGGAATGAGTATGCTTTTGTTATTATTAACAAACATATTAGTTCCATTAATTATTCTTTCTTCTTTCAATGAAAACAAGAAATACAATAATAATTTCTATGCGTTAATTCTATTAATGCAGTTTGGTTTAGTAGGCGTTTTCACCGCTCTAGACGGATTATTATTCTACGTTTTCTGGGAAGTAACGCTTATCCCAATTTGGTTCATCGCAGGACTTTGGGGAGACGAAGAAAAGAGAATTAAAGTTACCACCAAGTTTTTCGTATATACTTTTGTAGGTTCATTATTTATGTTCATTGGTTTAATTTATGTATACAACCATGCTGCATCTTTTGAACTAACAGATTTATACAACGCTAACTTAAACGAAGTACAACAAGTAGTGGTTTTCTGGTTAATTTTCTTAGCTTTTGCTGTAAAATTACCGATTTTCCCACTTCACAATTGGCAACCAGACACTTACACCTTCTCTCCTACTCAAGGAACGATGCTACTTTCTGGTATCATGCTTAAAATGGCGATTTATGGTGTTTTAAGATATTTATTACCAATTGCGCCAACTGCTT contains the following coding sequences:
- a CDS encoding NADH-quinone oxidoreductase subunit D, coding for MKDNQLSNILNQYDAQEQIDGQLYTLNLGPTHPATHGIFQNVLTMDGERILHSEQTVGYIHRAFEKIAERRNFTQITTLTDRLNYCSAPINNIGWHMTVEKLLGIEMPKRVDYMRVIMMELARIADHLVCNSVIAVDTGALTGFTYVFQDRERIYDIYEQVCGARMTTNMGRIGGFDRDFTPKFHELLKDFLKTFPARFQEFSNLVERNRIFMDRTIGAGPISAERALNYSFVGPNLRAAGVDYDVRVASPYSSYQDFDFNIPIGTAGDTYDRFMVRQQEIWESLKIINQAYNNLPEGDFHADVPEFFLPEKAEVYNNMEALIYHFKIVMGETDIPAGEVYHSVEGGNGELGFYLVSDGGRTPYRLHFRRPCFIYYQAYPEMIKGAVISDAIVTMSSMNVIAGELDG
- the nuoE gene encoding complex I 24 kDa subunit family protein, with product MSETIAFKPETLEKVKQIIARYPEGKQKSALIPVLHLAQKEFGGWLDVPVMDYVASVLEITPIEVYEVATFYTMFNIQPVGKYVLEVCVTGPCMLRGSDDIVNYIKEKLGIKAGETTADGLFTLKPAECLGACGYAPMMQLGKFYHENLTKEKVDEILELCRQGQIALD
- the nuoF gene encoding NADH-quinone oxidoreductase subunit NuoF, translating into MSKKLLLKNAHIEGIRYFDTYREHGGYQSVEKALKMTPDQIVEEVKTSGLRGRGGAGFPTGMKWSFLAKPEGVPRYLVVNADESEPGTFKDRYLMEFLPHLLIEGMIIASYALGSNTSYIYIRGEYAWIPDILEQAIDEAKKAGFLGKNILGSGFDLEIYVQRGAGAYICGEETALLESLEGKRGNPRLKPPFPAVKGLWQCPTVVNNVETIAAVVPIIDITGAEYAKIGVGRSTGTKLISACGNINKPGVYEIDMTITVEEFIYSDEYCGGIPNGKKLKACIPGGSSVPIVPANLLLKTASGEPRYMNYESLSDGGFATGTMMGSGGFIVLDEDQCVVKHTMTLAHFYNHESCGQCTPCREGTGWMYKILKKIESGQGEMKDIDLLWDIQRKIEGNTICPLGDAAAWPVAAAIRHFRDEFEWHINNPECLTRNYGIAHYADPLPVVEKQ
- a CDS encoding 2Fe-2S iron-sulfur cluster-binding protein, encoding MSEEIKKFKVTIDGQTTEVEPGTTILNAARQIGGKSVPPAMCYYSKLENSGGRCRTCLVEVSKGSEADPRPMPKLVASCRTTVMDGMEVKNLTSEKTQEARKAVTEFLLLNHPLDCPICDQAGECHLQDLGYEHGLQQTRNDFEKNTYDADDLGPNIKLNMNRCILCARCVLVANQLTNTREHGILFRGEHAEISTYLNKALDNDFIGNVIDVCPVGALTDRTARFASRVWFTKPVDATCTCSKCSGKAVLWMKGDEIVRVTARKDQYGEVEEFICNECRFEKKDVKHWNIEGPRHISRHSVISLNHYQKPEDAEVEKLEYENAKEISKKDNLE
- the nuoH gene encoding NADH-quinone oxidoreductase subunit NuoH; translated protein: MDLILFKTILVVSLFALSMAVAAYSTWAERKVAAIMQDRIGPNRSWKFGLLQPLADGGKFFFKEDFIPEKAEKFLFFFGPGLVMFISLITGAVIPWGKSLNIGGESFDLQVANLDVGVLYLMGMVSIGVYGIMIGGWASNNKYSLIGAIRASSQMISYELAMGLSLLAIIMMNSSLDLKVIAESQSGWYGMKWNIFFQPLAFIIFFVAALAETNRAPFDLPECETELVGGFHTEYSAMKLGLFLFGEYVNLFISSALITTLFLGSYNFPGLAWIGENWGENAAGIASILAFLAKTIAVILTFMWIRWTLPRFRYDQLMHLGWKSLIPLALVNLLVTGALVLLNQHYQWI
- a CDS encoding NuoI/complex I 23 kDa subunit family protein; this encodes MKLTNRSKVASNKKMTFAEKIYLPAIIKGMGITGKHAIMTLTGKLPTVSYPEEQREFSKIYRGLHVLKRDDEGRERCTACGLCAVACPAEAITMTAGERTKEQKHLYREEKYAEVYEINMLRCIFCGLCEEACPKSAIYLTDRIVKPEQNRGSFIYGKDLLVESMENRIDISERQTESQKKALK
- a CDS encoding NADH-quinone oxidoreductase subunit J family protein → MEQFLFFFIALVAVASAVYFVFARNPLYAILSLIVTFFSIAALYVLLNAQFLGIVQIIVYTGAIMVLFLYVLMMLNLNAKDESKKQNLTKFIGIFSAGILFVGMLGAYKGLSQSNVVQNIDNSIGLTKNLGKLLFNEYVLPFELASILILAGIVSAVLIGKKDL
- the nuoK gene encoding NADH-quinone oxidoreductase subunit NuoK; protein product: MEVNSFLQNIPLNWYIILSTTLFCLGVLGVLVRKNAIIILGCVELMLNSVNLLLAAFSAYKGDGHGQILVFFIMVVAAAEVAVGLAIITMMYRNTRNVDVSIFNKLKG
- the nuoL gene encoding NADH-quinone oxidoreductase subunit L; translated protein: MENLVYTIVLLPLIGFVINGLFGKRLPKALVGGLATLVVFAAFLISVSIFIGFPAEGTPVIVKAFEWFTIGGIQVNFGFQIDQLSLMMMMIVTGIGSLIHLYSIGYMSHDKGFYKFFTYLNLFIFSMLLLVMGSNYLILFIGWEGVGLCSYLLIGFWYENTEYGKAARKAFIMNRIGDLGLLIGIFLIASQTNALDYLSVAQNASKFEFDGVVIMFITLSLFIGAMGKSAQIPLFTWLPDAMAGPTPVSALIHAATMVTAGIYLVVRSNFLYHLSPSTLDFILVIGLATSLIAAFIGLRQNDIKKVLAYSTVSQLGLMFIALGVEAYTSAMFHLMTHAFFKALLFLGAGSVIHAMSGEQDMRFMGGLKSKIPVTYWTFLIGTLAIAGIPPLSGMISKDEILVALWAKSPIIWGLTLFSAALTGIYMFRLLFLTFFGNFRGTEEQKHHLHESPISMTLPLVVLAVLSVVGGFINLPHFIGHGEYQNLAHWLEPLYVYGAKHAEVPFNIEMILLAITLVMVAAVFFIVRNIYVTKNKMAQPEENYKGWERLSAKKLLIDELYNATVVKPVEGLGKGTRMFDKLMDRFFNFVGFGAVDSGRAFKKFQNGNVENYVLIMSLAIGLILIVNFLLQ
- a CDS encoding complex I subunit 4 family protein — protein: MLEALLLLPLIGSGLVFAFRNSNSKYLAVGIAFVQMFLTFYMLSLFNNVPTVDSPLQFEIIKPWSSYIKSTLHFGVDGMSMLLLLLTNILVPLIILSSFNENKKYNNNFYALILLMQFGLVGVFTALDGLLFYVFWEVTLIPIWFIAGLWGDEEKRIKVTTKFFVYTFVGSLFMFIGLIYVYNHAASFELTDLYNANLNEVQQVVVFWLIFLAFAVKLPIFPLHNWQPDTYTFSPTQGTMLLSGIMLKMAIYGVLRYLLPIAPTALLGTSGQVVMILSILGVVYGALIAIVHHDIKKIIAYSSLSHVGLMVAGIFASAILTAQGNFTFEGAQGALVQTFAHGINVVGLFYCADILIKQFKTRDIRQMGGYAKAAPKFATLFMILLLGSMGVPLTNGFIGEFILLKSIFDYDKVVVVFAGLTIILAAVYLLRMYGKAMFGTGDERVVSTLKDISNVEFVVLASLAVVVIVLGVFPSGVLEMVNSSLKFIYSSIKG